GATGGTCCCGATCACCCCCAAGAACAGCCACGCTAACTGATGGGTGGCTTCGGGAAGCATCGCGAAATTGACGCGCAGGATTCCATAGGTGCCCATCTTGAGCAGCACGCCCGCCAGGATGACGGAAATCGCGGTTGGCGCTTCCACGTGCGCATCCGGCAGCCAGGTGTGAAACGGAAACGCGGGAATCTTGATCGCAAAGCCGATGAACAGCGCGATCCATACGATGCGCTGGAAGGTCGTTGAATAGTGTGATGCATTCGACGCGAGCACCGTCATGTCGAAGGTGCTCTGTGCGCCGTAGTAGTAGAGGCCGAGCATGGCCAGCAGGATCAGCACCGAGCCAAACAGCGTGTAGAGAAAGAACTTGATCGCCGCGTACTCGCGCCGCGGGCCGCCCCATATGCCGATCAGGAAGTACATCGGCAGCAGCATCACTTCCCAGAAAATGTAGAACAGGAAGAAATCCAACGAGACAAACACGCCCATCATTCCGGCGTCGAGCATCAGCAGCAGCGCATAGTAAGCCTTCTCGGCGCGAGTGATGCTGAAGCTGGCGAACACCGAGATGAAGCAAATGAGCGCGGTCAGCAGCACCATCGAGATCGAGATGCCGTCGACGCCCATGAAGTAGGTGATGTGATAGGCCGGAATCCACTGGTACTTTTCCGCAAACTGGATGGCGGTGGTCGTGGTGTCGAAGCTCGTGTAGAGGCCGATCGCGATCGCGAGCTGAACGGCGGTGGCCGCGGCGGCGATCCATTTGCAGGCGTTCTGCATGGCCGCGGGCATCGCGAGACACACGACCATGCCGGCGACCGGAACGAAGGTAATAAGCGTCAGCGCGTGATCCATTTCCGATAGGTTCCCGTTCCCGTTGGCACGCGCTCAGACGTGCAGCACTGCGCGCACCAGTAGAATCACCATCACGGCAGCCAAAATGCCGTACAAATATCCGTTTATCGAACCGGTCTGGAGCCGGCGCAGGCGCCCGCCCAAATCCAGCGTCACCAGCGACGCGGCGTTGACCAGTCCATCCACGACGTAATTGTCAAAGAGGCCCGACAGCCACGATCCGAACACCGTGATCGATGCGGCCAGGTTCACCACCCCGTCAATGATGTGCAAATCGAACCATGCGAATCCCCGCGTAGCCCACAGGTACGGCTGCACAAACACGAAATCGTACAGCTCGTCGACGTAGTACTTGTTCAGCACCCAATCGTAGGCGACGCCGCCGAAAGCCTGACTGAAGCGGCTCGGATCGATGGCTCCCTGTCGATACATAAAGTCGGCAGCCAACCATCCCAGCACGACCATCGTGAACGTAACGAACCCCAGGCCGGCTTCAATCGAGTGATTGTGGATTTGCGCCGCGTAAATCGCGCGCGTCGCGGTGCTGCTGAAGACTGGCTCCAGAAACACCTCGAACGGCTTGAACGTTGCGATGAAGTCCGGAATCTTTACCAGCCCGCCGACCAAGGAGAGAACCCCGAGCACGATCAGCACCAGCGCCATCGAGGGCGGGGATTCGTGCAGATGATGTTCCTGCTCGTGGGTACCGTGGAACTCGCCAAAAAACGTCATGTACACCTGGCGGAACATATAAAAGACGGTGAGCGCCGCGCCGAGCAGGAGAAAGCCCCAGACCACTGTGTGGCCGTGAGCGAAGGCCTCCCAGATGATCTCATCCTTGGACATGAAACCCGCAAACGGCGGCACCCCGGAAAGCGCCAGGGTCGCGACCAGGAAGGTGACAAATGTGACTGGCATC
Above is a window of Candidatus Binataceae bacterium DNA encoding:
- a CDS encoding NADH-quinone oxidoreductase subunit M codes for the protein MDHALTLITFVPVAGMVVCLAMPAAMQNACKWIAAAATAVQLAIAIGLYTSFDTTTTAIQFAEKYQWIPAYHITYFMGVDGISISMVLLTALICFISVFASFSITRAEKAYYALLLMLDAGMMGVFVSLDFFLFYIFWEVMLLPMYFLIGIWGGPRREYAAIKFFLYTLFGSVLILLAMLGLYYYGAQSTFDMTVLASNASHYSTTFQRIVWIALFIGFAIKIPAFPFHTWLPDAHVEAPTAISVILAGVLLKMGTYGILRVNFAMLPEATHQLAWLFLGVIGTINIVYGALCAMAQTDFKKLIAYSSISHMGYVMLGVASFTAAGINGAVLQMFNHGTVTAMLFILVGVIYDRAHHREIAGFGGLAQQMPLYAGMTGFAFFAGMALPGMSAFISEVLVLIGAWQTYPLMTVFGAATAILTAGYLLWTYQRIYLGPFNEKYAGYLDLSFRESFTLVPLAAIVLILGVYPQAILGLLNTSLVHLNQVVLSTPGPAVALLH